The Candidatus Rokuibacteriota bacterium genome includes the window TACTGGATGGCCTCCGCGAGGTGCTCCGCAGCGATCGCGTCCTGCCCCTCGAGATCAGCGATCGTGCGGGCCACCTTGAGGAGCCGGTCATGGGCGCGGGCGGAGAAGCCGAGGCGCGCCATGGCGAGAGCCAGGAGGCGCTGGGCGTCGGCGGGCATGGCGCAGAAGCGGCGGACCTGTCTGGCGCTCATCCGGGCGTTGACGCGGACACCGGGCCTGGCGAAGCGCTCGGCCTGGAGGGCCCGGGCGTTCGCGACGCGCGCGCGGATCACGGCCGACGGCTCTCCGGCCGCGCTCGGCGCCAGGTCGGCGGGGACGACCGCCGGCAGCTCGAGGTGGAGATCGATCCGGTCCAGCAACGGGCGCGAGAGGCGCGCCAGGTAGCGCTCGCGATCCCAGGGCGTGCAGAGGCAGGCCTCGAGGGTCGGGCAGCCGCGGCGGCAGGGGTTGGCGGCTCCGACGAGCTGGAAGCGGCAGGGGAAGGTGGCCGCGCGCGCGGCGCGCGAGAGGACGACCTGGCCGTCTTCGAGGGGCTGGCGCAGGGCCTCGAGGACATGCTGGGGGAACTCGGGCAGCTCGTCGAGGAACAGGACGCCGAGGTGGGCGAGGCTGACCTCGCCGGGGTGAGGCAAGCTGCCGCCCCCGATCAGGCCGGCCTCGGACACCGTGTGGTGGGGAGCGCGAAACGGGCGCGCGGTCACGAGCGCCCGGTCCGGCGGGAGGAGGCCCGCCACGCTCCAGATCGCAGAGACCTCGATGGCTTCGTCGAGCAAGAGCGCCGGGAGAATCGTCGGCACGCGTCGGGCCAGCATCGTTTTGCCCGCGCCGGGTGGGCCGATCATGAGGACGTTGTGGCCACCCGCTGCGGCCACTTCCAGGGCACGCTTGGCGTGGGCCTGGCCGCGCACCTCGGCGAAGTCGGCGTCGTCCTCCAGGGGCTGACTCAGCAGCGTCGACGGGTCGAGCACGATCGGCTCGAGCGCGCGCTCACCGTTGAGCCATTCGGCAGCCTCGCGGAGCGTCCGGATCGGCACGACGCTCAACCGATCCACGACCGCTGCCTCGCGGCTGTTGCCCTGAGGGAGGAGGAGCCCGGCGACACCCTCCCGCCGGCAGGCCAGCGCGACCGGGAGGACCCCTCGCACCGGTCGGACTTCGCCGTCCAGGGCGAGCTCTCCGAGCACGACGAGACCGGCGAGAGGGTCACGCTTGACGCAGCCGGTGGCCGCGAGGATCCCGAGCGCCACCGGCAAGTCGAAGGCGGCGCCCTCCTTTCTGAGGTCGGCCGGCGCGAGGCTGACCGTGATGCGGTCCATCGGGAAGGTGTAGCCGGCATTCCGGACGGCGCTGCGGACGCGCTCGCGGCTCTCGCGGACCGTGGAATCGGGCAGCCCGACCATCGTGAAAGCGGGGAGCCCGGCGGTCACGTCCACCTCCACGGCCACCAGCACGGCCTCGATCCCGCTGAGACAGGCCGAGGAAACGCGCGCCAGCATGGCCCGGATTCTTGGGCGGGCGTCCGGACACGTCAACGTCCAAAAAGCGATACAGGAGGGGGCCAGGGAAGGACGGAGCGCAAGCCGGCTGACAGGGTTCGGGGGCGGATTCGAGGCCTAGGCTTTTTGCTTCCGCTGGGAGAACCAGGACGGGTAGATCACCCGATCGGCCTGCCGGTACATCCAGCCACTCCTTGCGGGTCGCAGTCGTGGGCGCACAGATTTGCCTCGCGGCCGCGCGGCCCGCCTCAGGCGCGGACGCCTCACCGCGGCTGCACGATGCAGGCGCTCTCGCCCACGATCCGCTTCCCCAGCCGCTGCACCACATCGAACGTGAGGACGCCCTCGGTCACATCCGGGGGGAGGAGGACCTGGATGGCGACCGCCAGCGATCGACCAAACGGAATGCGGATCCCCGGGATCAGTGTCTCGCGTGCTGCGGACAGCACGTAGATCCGGCTGAGGTCGAACCGTCTGACGTCACCGCCCGGCCCGCGGCGCTCCCGCGGGAACATGGTCCGCCGGGGGCGCAGCACCACAACGTCGTGCCGCTTCAGAGCTTCCGGTCTGACGGTCACTGCAGGCTCCGCGTCAGGGAACTTCTCGAACGCCACGTGGACGCGCGTCTCGCCCGGCAAAGTTCCCCAGCTGAACAGGAGATCGAACAGGCCCGCGGGGCCCTCACCGTTGTGCAGTTCGACGACGAGCGGCGCAGGGTGCGTCAGCGGGCCATCACCTCCGCAGGGGCGTCGAGCATCATCGGTCAGGTGTGGGGCGACCAGACCTCGAAGCTCAGCCTCTTGAGCCCCTCGCCGCCGCTCAGGAGCCGGAGGGCTTCGGCCGCGACGGCCTGGCCCGAAAAGCCGAAGCGCTTGAGGAGCTCCTTCAGCGGTGCGGACGCGCCGAAGTCGCGGCGCGCGATGACGGCGCCGTCGATGCCGACGTAGCGCCGCCAGCCGAAGGACGATGCCGCCTCCACCGCCACGCGCGCCCGCACCTCGGGGGGGAGGACCTCCTCGCGGTAGCGCTGGGGCTGCTGCTCGAAGATCTCCCAGGACGGCATGCTCACGAGCCGAGCCCTGATCTTCTCGGCGCTGAGCATCTCGTACGCTTCCACGCACCACTGGAGCTCGGAGCCCGTGGCGGTCAGGATCACCTCCGGCGTGCCCGGCGAGTCGGCCAGGACGTAGGCGCCGCGGTGGAGGCCTGAGGCGGGGGCATAGCGCGTGCGGTCCAGCGTGGGGAGCTTCTGGCGGCTCAGGATCAGCGCGACGGGGGAGTGGCGGAGGTGCTCGGGACGGCGCTTGAGGTCCATGATGAACCGCCAGGCCTCGACGCACTCGTTGGCGTCGGCGGGCCTCAGCACCACCAGGTGGGGGATCGCCCGGAGGCTCGCCAGGTGCTCGATCGGCTGGTGGGTGGGGCCGTCCTCGCCGACCCCGATGGAGTCGTGGGTGAAGATGTGGGTGACGGGAAGCTCCATCATGGCGGCGAGCCTGAGCGTCGGGCGCGAGTAGTCGGAGAAGATCAGGAAGCCCGATCCGTAGACCCTGAGCCGGGCCAGGGCCATCCCGTTGAGGATCGCACCCATCGCGTGCTCGCGGACACCGAAGTGCAGGTTCCTGCCCGCGTAGTCCTCGCGCTCGAAATCCCCTCCATCTTTGATCCGCGTCTTCGTCGAGGGAGCCAGGTCGGCGGAGCCGCCGACGAGCCAGGGGACGCGCCGGGCGATGGCGTTCAGGGTCTCGCTGCTGGCGTCCCGTCCCGCAGCCCCATCCTTGTCCGCGGGGAACGACGGCAGCTCGCTGTCCCAGCCGGGGGGCAGCTCGCCTGACTGGAGGCAATCCCACTCGAGAGCCAGCTCCGGATAGGCCTTCCGGTACGCTTCGAGGCGCGCCTCCCATTCGAGCTGCCAGCGCCTGCCGCGCTCGATGGTCTCCCCCATGTGTCGTCGCACTTCATCCGGGACCAGGAACTGGGCGTCCGGCGGCCAGCCGTAGCGCTGTTTGGTGAGCCGCACCTCCTCCTCGCCGAGCGGCTCGCCGTGGGCGCCGGAGGTGTCCTGCTTGTGGGGGCTGCCGTAGGCGATGTGGCTGTCGACGATGACGAGCGAGGGGCGCTGGGTTTCGGCGAGCGCCATCGTGAGGTTGCGGTCGAGCTGCTCGAGGTCGTTGGCATCCCCGACGCGCTGGACGTTCCAGTGGTAGGCCAGAAACCGCGTCGCGACGTCCTCGGTGAAGGCGAGCGCGGTATTCCCCTCGATCGTGATCCGGTTGTTGTCGTAGATCCAGATCAGGTTGGCGAGCCCGAGGTGGCCGGCCAGTGATGCCGCCTCGCTGGCGACGCCCTCCATCAGATCCCCGTCGCCACAGAGGGCGAAGACCCGGTAGTCCACGATCGTGTGGCCGGGCCGGTTGAACCAGGCGGCGAGCCACCGCCGGGCGATGGCCATCCCGACGCTGTTGGCGACGCCCTGGCCGAGGGGCCCGGTCGTGGTTTCAACCCCCGGGCAGAGCCCGCGCTCGGGGTGGCCGGCGCACTTGGAGTCCCACTGCCTGAAGGTCTTGATGTCGTCCAGCGAGACGTCGTAGCCGGCCAGGTGGAGGAGCGAGTAGAGGAGCATCGAGGCGTGGCCCACGGACAGGACGAAGCGATCGCGGCCGGGCCAGTCGGGATTCTTCGGGTTGTGCCTCAGGTGGCGGTCCCACAGAACGTAGGCGACCGGCGCCAGTGCCATCGGCGTTCCCGGGTGGCCGGACTTGGCTTTCTGGACCGCGTCCATCGAGAGCGTGCGGATCGTGTTGATGCAGAGCCCGTCAATGCTCGGGGGGGACATGGCGTACGGCCTCCTTTTGTTGCACGCGCCCGCGGCTGCACCGGGGCACCTCCCGGCCGCGGTCTCGCGTCGGGCAGTTCACGTCTCCACCTGCTTGATCGCTAGGACAATCGGAGGAGGCCCGGGTACCCACGCCAAGGCCTCCCCCAGGAATGGTGGTTCGAGCGTGGCGGGCTCGTCCATTACTCGGAGGGGGGCTTCGCCCCCCTTCCGATACCTCCCCCCAAGCTTGCGCGGGCAAAGCCCGCGCTCGATGCCGCGAAGCAGGCCAGCCGCCGCGCGAGGCCCGAGTGAATTGCGCGGGCCGGGTACCCGCGCCTGCGGCGCGGGTGCGCGCTCGAAGGGCATTTACTCCGACACGTTGCCAGCCATGACGATTCCCGTGACGGCGAGCACGAGTCGCGACACCATCATGTCGGCCGCGTTGAAGGTTCCCAGGGAGACGATGACCGGATCACCAATCCCGCCGCCCGAATCGGAGGGCTGCCCAGGACGGCATGCACTTTACACCCAAGCCCTCGCGGCTGTCAAAGCCCACCGCCCCCAAAGCTATTGACATTTCAGCACAATTTTTTTAGCATGTGTGGATGGCTGTGCCCCGATCCGCCTCAATCCCCCCCGCTTGGAGCCCCCGATGATCAGGAGCATGACAGGGTACGGAACCGCAGAAGTCACGGGGGAACGGTTTGCCGTAGCCGCCGAGGCGCGGTCGCTGAACCACCGCCACCTGGACCTCGCGCTCAAGCTCCCGCGGTCGCTTTCGAGCCTGGAGCTGGAGGCGCGTCGTCTCATTCAGGGACAGGTGCAGCGGGGACGGCTCGACGTGAGCGTCGAGGTGCGCCCGCTCGCGGGCGCGGCGACGCAGACGAAGATCGATCCGGTCCGCGCCCGGGAGTACGCGGAGCTGGCGCGCTCCCTCGCCGCGGAACTCGGGGCTCCGGGGACGCCGACTGTCGAGTGGCTGCTCGAGCGCCCGGGCGTGATCGTGCTCGACCAGCCGGAGTCCGTCCCCGAGGAGATGTGGCCGCTCCTGGCCGAGGCCCTCACGCGTGCGCTCGCGACGCTGACCGCGCGGCGGGAGACCGAGGGCGAAGCGCTGGCGAAGGCGGTGTCGGAGCTCCACGACCTGCTGGCCGGCGAGGTGGAGCGGATGGCGGCGCGCGTGCCGGCCGCGCTCGAGCGCCGGGCGGCGGGGCTTCGCGAGCGGATCAGGCGGCTCCTGGGCGACGCGACCCTGGACGAAGGCCGCCTGGCGATGGAGGTGGCGCTCCTGGCCGAGCGGTCGGACATCACCGAGGAGCTCGCGCGCCTCCGGGCCCACCTGGACCACTTCACGGGCCTGGTGCGGGATGGCGGGGCGGTGGGCCGGACGCTGGAATTCCTGATCCAGGAGATGAACCGCGAGGTCAACACGGTCGCCTCGAAGGCGGACGTCCTCGAGCTCTCGCAGTCGACGATCGCGGCCAAGAGCCTCCTGGAGAAGCTCCGCGAACAGGTGCAGAACATTGAATGAGGGCCGATGGCGTGGCGGGAACGCGGCTGGTGAACGTCGGGCACGGGAACGTGGTGGTGGCGAGCCGGATCGTGGCCATCGTGGCCCTGGACTCGCTGCCGGTGAAGCGCCTCATCGAGGGGGCGAAGGGGAGTCTCAAGCTCGTGGACGCCACCAACGGACGGCGGACGCGCGCGGTGATCGTGACGGAGAGCGACCACCTGGTCCTCTCCTCCCTCGAGCCGGCGACGCTGGCCCAGCGGCTCGCCTCTCCGGACCGGAACCTGGCGGGTGAATAGGCGGCGCGGGGCGCTGATCGTCGTGTCGGCCCCCTCCGGGGCGGGGAAGACGACGCTGTGTCGGGAAGTGCGATCGGTGGTGCCCGATCTCGCGTACTCGGTCTCGTACACGACGCGGGCGCCGCGGCCGGGCGAGGTGGACGGCAGCGACTTCCACTTCGTCTCGGAGAATGTCTTCCGGGAGATGATGGCCCGGGGTGAGTTCGCCGAGTGGGCCGAGGTCCACGGAAACCTCTACGGCACCTCCGCGCGCACGCTCGAGGCGGCGATGGCAGCCGGGCGCGACATCCTGCTCGACATCGACACGCAGGGCGCAAGCCAGTTGCGGGGCCGGTATTCCGAGGCGGTGCTCGTGTTCGTGGTCGCGCCCTCCATGAAGGACCTCGAGCTGCGGCTCAGGGAGCGGAAGTCGGACGCGCCGGGGGAGATCGCCCGGCGCCTGGCGCGGGCCCGGGAGGAGATCGCGGCCTGGCGCGAGTACGATTACCTGATCGTCAACCAGGATCTGAAGGAGACGGTGGAGCAGCTGGCTGCGGTGATCCGCGCGGAGCGTTGCCGCACGGGCCGGCTCTCCCTCACGCTCCCAGACCTGACGTAAGGAGGAGGCGGATGGGGTTTCCCTCCCTCGAGAAGGCGCTGGAGAAGGTATCCAACCGCTACCTGCTGGTCGTGCTTTCGGCCAAGCGGGCCCGCCAGATCAACCGCGGAGCCGCGCCCCAGGTCGAGTCCAGGCACAAGAAGTGCACGAGCGTCGCCCTGGAAGAAGTCGCCGGCGGGAAGGTGGGGTACCGGCTGAAAGATGAGGGCGAAGCGCTGAAGCTTTGACACCATGGCGATAACCGTCGCATCCCGTCGTCCTCGGTCGTCGCCCATCCTCGACGTACAACCGCGTACGCCTCCCGACCCACCTTCGGTGGGTACCCCCTCCTCCCTGCGTCCTGCACCCACCTTCGGTGGGTACCCGGCTCGGTTCTCGCCATGGCGCCGCAGTAGACTGGGTGTTGTCGGGCCATGCTGAGCGGGAAAGAGCTGATCCTGGGTGTCACCGGGTCCATCGCCGCCTACAAGGCGGTCTACCTCCTGCGCGAGCTCACGCGCCTCGGAGCGGGGGTCACCGTCGTCCTTACCGAGGCCGCTCAGAAGTTCGTCGGGCCGCTGACCTGGCGGACGCTCTCCGGCCGGCCGGTGCTGACGGACCTCTTCGATCCGCAGACCGAGGCGGCGGTGGAGCACGTGGCGTTGGCCGAGAGGGCCGACGCGCTCCTGGTGGCGCCGGCCTCCGCCAACCTCCTCGGCAAGGCCGCTCACGGGATCGCCGACGACTTCCTGACCACGCTCCTCCTCGCCTGCCGCGGTCCTGTCCTGATGGTTCCGGCGATGGACGCAGCGATGTGGGATCACGCCGCGGTGCAGGCCAACGTCGCCACGCTGCGGTCCCGCGGCGTCACGGTCATCGAGCCCGAGGCGGGAGAGCTGGCCTCCGGGCTCTCGGGCAAGGGTCGATTCCCCGAGGTGGAGACCATCCTGGAGGCGCTTCACCGCCTGCTTGTGCCTGCGAAGGATCTGGCCGGCGAGCGGGTCCTGATCACCGCCGGCCCGACCCGCGAGCCGATCGATCCCGTCCGCTACCTCTCGAATCGCTCCTCGGGGAAGATGGGGTACGCGATCGCCCTCGCCGCGCTGAGGCGGGGCGCCGAGGTGATCCTCGTGTCTGGACCCACGGCGCTGACGCCGCCCCCGGGAGCGGTGTTCGTGCCCATCCAGACCGCCGAGGAGATGCGCGAGGCCGTGCTCCAGCACCTCGACGGCGCTACCATGGTGATCAAGGCTGCGGCCGTCGCGGACTACCGGCTCGCGCGGCCCCATGCCACCAAGGTCCCCTCGAAGCAGGAAGGCCTCTCGATCCCGCTGGTCCCGACACCGGACATTCTCGGAGAGGTCGCGGCGAGGAACGCGGGCGCCTTCCTGGTGGGCTTCGCGGCCGAGACCCACGACCTCCTCGCCCACGCCAAGGAGAAGCTCCAGGCCAAGGGGATCGACCTCCTCGTCGCCAACGACGTGAGCCGCACGGGAATCGGCTTCGAGTCCGATGACAACGAGGTCCTTCTCCTCGACCGCTGGGGCGGCGTCCAGGAGCTTCCGCGGATGCCGAAGCTCCAGGTGGCTGACGCGATCCTCGACCGGATTCTCGCGCTCAGGGCCTCGAGGCCCGCGAAGGCGCGCCGCTAGGCCATGGGCGCTGAGGCGCTAGCCGAGGCGCTCCGTGCTCTGGCTGAATCCCTCCGCTTCCACCGGGAGATGGGTGTGAAGGATCTCCCGCTCTCCAGGGACTTCCTGCCCGGCCCCGCCGACGCGCTCAGGCAGCTCGAGAAGCGGATCGACGGGTGCACCCGCTGCAAGCTCTGCCAGGGGCGCACGACGATCGTCTTCGGCACGGGAGATCCGAACGCCGACCTGATGTGCATCGGCGAGGCCCCCGGAGCTGAGGAGGACGCGCAGGGGAAGCCCTTCGTGGGGCGGGCGGGCCAGCTCCTCACCCGGATGCTCCAGTCGGTCGGCTGGAGCCGCGACGAAGTGTTTATAACGAATCTGGTCAAATGCAGGCCACCCCAAAACAGGAACCCCGAGCCCGATGAGATCGCCTCGTGCGAGCCGTTCCTCCGGGGACAGCTCGCGGCGATCCAGCCCAAGGTGATCCTGGCGCTCGGGAGCTTCGCGGCCCAGGCGCTCCTCAAGACCAAGGAGCCGATCAGCAAGCTCAGGGGCCGCCTGCACCCGTATGGC containing:
- a CDS encoding YifB family Mg chelatase-like AAA ATPase; amino-acid sequence: MLARVSSACLSGIEAVLVAVEVDVTAGLPAFTMVGLPDSTVRESRERVRSAVRNAGYTFPMDRITVSLAPADLRKEGAAFDLPVALGILAATGCVKRDPLAGLVVLGELALDGEVRPVRGVLPVALACRREGVAGLLLPQGNSREAAVVDRLSVVPIRTLREAAEWLNGERALEPIVLDPSTLLSQPLEDDADFAEVRGQAHAKRALEVAAAGGHNVLMIGPPGAGKTMLARRVPTILPALLLDEAIEVSAIWSVAGLLPPDRALVTARPFRAPHHTVSEAGLIGGGSLPHPGEVSLAHLGVLFLDELPEFPQHVLEALRQPLEDGQVVLSRAARAATFPCRFQLVGAANPCRRGCPTLEACLCTPWDRERYLARLSRPLLDRIDLHLELPAVVPADLAPSAAGEPSAVIRARVANARALQAERFARPGVRVNARMSARQVRRFCAMPADAQRLLALAMARLGFSARAHDRLLKVARTIADLEGQDAIAAEHLAEAIQYRSLERRLP
- the tkt gene encoding transketolase; this encodes MSPPSIDGLCINTIRTLSMDAVQKAKSGHPGTPMALAPVAYVLWDRHLRHNPKNPDWPGRDRFVLSVGHASMLLYSLLHLAGYDVSLDDIKTFRQWDSKCAGHPERGLCPGVETTTGPLGQGVANSVGMAIARRWLAAWFNRPGHTIVDYRVFALCGDGDLMEGVASEAASLAGHLGLANLIWIYDNNRITIEGNTALAFTEDVATRFLAYHWNVQRVGDANDLEQLDRNLTMALAETQRPSLVIVDSHIAYGSPHKQDTSGAHGEPLGEEEVRLTKQRYGWPPDAQFLVPDEVRRHMGETIERGRRWQLEWEARLEAYRKAYPELALEWDCLQSGELPPGWDSELPSFPADKDGAAGRDASSETLNAIARRVPWLVGGSADLAPSTKTRIKDGGDFEREDYAGRNLHFGVREHAMGAILNGMALARLRVYGSGFLIFSDYSRPTLRLAAMMELPVTHIFTHDSIGVGEDGPTHQPIEHLASLRAIPHLVVLRPADANECVEAWRFIMDLKRRPEHLRHSPVALILSRQKLPTLDRTRYAPASGLHRGAYVLADSPGTPEVILTATGSELQWCVEAYEMLSAEKIRARLVSMPSWEIFEQQPQRYREEVLPPEVRARVAVEAASSFGWRRYVGIDGAVIARRDFGASAPLKELLKRFGFSGQAVAAEALRLLSGGEGLKRLSFEVWSPHT
- a CDS encoding YicC family protein produces the protein MTGYGTAEVTGERFAVAAEARSLNHRHLDLALKLPRSLSSLELEARRLIQGQVQRGRLDVSVEVRPLAGAATQTKIDPVRAREYAELARSLAAELGAPGTPTVEWLLERPGVIVLDQPESVPEEMWPLLAEALTRALATLTARRETEGEALAKAVSELHDLLAGEVERMAARVPAALERRAAGLRERIRRLLGDATLDEGRLAMEVALLAERSDITEELARLRAHLDHFTGLVRDGGAVGRTLEFLIQEMNREVNTVASKADVLELSQSTIAAKSLLEKLREQVQNIE
- a CDS encoding DUF370 domain-containing protein — encoded protein: MRADGVAGTRLVNVGHGNVVVASRIVAIVALDSLPVKRLIEGAKGSLKLVDATNGRRTRAVIVTESDHLVLSSLEPATLAQRLASPDRNLAGE
- the gmk gene encoding guanylate kinase, which produces MNRRRGALIVVSAPSGAGKTTLCREVRSVVPDLAYSVSYTTRAPRPGEVDGSDFHFVSENVFREMMARGEFAEWAEVHGNLYGTSARTLEAAMAAGRDILLDIDTQGASQLRGRYSEAVLVFVVAPSMKDLELRLRERKSDAPGEIARRLARAREEIAAWREYDYLIVNQDLKETVEQLAAVIRAERCRTGRLSLTLPDLT
- the rpoZ gene encoding DNA-directed RNA polymerase subunit omega, which gives rise to MGFPSLEKALEKVSNRYLLVVLSAKRARQINRGAAPQVESRHKKCTSVALEEVAGGKVGYRLKDEGEALKL
- the coaBC gene encoding bifunctional phosphopantothenoylcysteine decarboxylase/phosphopantothenate--cysteine ligase CoaBC, which gives rise to MLSGKELILGVTGSIAAYKAVYLLRELTRLGAGVTVVLTEAAQKFVGPLTWRTLSGRPVLTDLFDPQTEAAVEHVALAERADALLVAPASANLLGKAAHGIADDFLTTLLLACRGPVLMVPAMDAAMWDHAAVQANVATLRSRGVTVIEPEAGELASGLSGKGRFPEVETILEALHRLLVPAKDLAGERVLITAGPTREPIDPVRYLSNRSSGKMGYAIALAALRRGAEVILVSGPTALTPPPGAVFVPIQTAEEMREAVLQHLDGATMVIKAAAVADYRLARPHATKVPSKQEGLSIPLVPTPDILGEVAARNAGAFLVGFAAETHDLLAHAKEKLQAKGIDLLVANDVSRTGIGFESDDNEVLLLDRWGGVQELPRMPKLQVADAILDRILALRASRPAKARR
- a CDS encoding uracil-DNA glycosylase: MGAEALAEALRALAESLRFHREMGVKDLPLSRDFLPGPADALRQLEKRIDGCTRCKLCQGRTTIVFGTGDPNADLMCIGEAPGAEEDAQGKPFVGRAGQLLTRMLQSVGWSRDEVFITNLVKCRPPQNRNPEPDEIASCEPFLRGQLAAIQPKVILALGSFAAQALLKTKEPISKLRGRLHPYGSAVLVPTFHPAFLLRNPGPEYRRLAWEDLKLARREYDRLRSPQPGA